The Vicia villosa cultivar HV-30 ecotype Madison, WI linkage group LG1, Vvil1.0, whole genome shotgun sequence genome includes a region encoding these proteins:
- the LOC131641383 gene encoding thioredoxin reductase NTRB-like: MGIFATKFFTRARNFIGIGLAATAPIAATSSSSSSATSTSSSDDTDSSYYSSSDQSNGRKLLKTKLCIIGSGPAAHTAAIYAARAELKPILFEGWMANDTAPGGQLTTTTDVENFPGFPDGILGAELMDSCRKQSHRLGAKIITETVTKVDFSKRPLQVVTDSTTVEAESVVIATGAIAKKLVFEGSGDGPDGFWNRGISACAVCDGAAPIFRNKPLVVVGGGDTAMEEATFLSKFGSKVYIIHRRDEFRASKMMQSRVMKNPKVEVLWNSVVVGAYGDEKGRVLGGVKVKNLVNGDVFDLKVSGLFFAIGHEPATKFLDGQVELDCDGYIVTKPGTTVTSVDGVFAAGDVQDKKYRQAITAAGTGCMAALDAEHYLQRVGLKQGKSG, translated from the exons ATGGGAATTTTCGCAACCAAGTTCTTCACAAGAGCCCGCAACTTCATAGGCATAGGACTCGCCGCTACCGCCCCCATCGCCGCCAcatcttcctcctcctcctccgccACTTCCACCTCTTCTTCCGACGACACCGACTCTTCCTACTATTCTTCCTCCGACCAATCAAACGGCCGTAAGTTACTGAAAACGAAGCTATGCATAATCGGAAGTGGCCCTGCGGCTCACACAGCCGCCATTTACGCCGCTCGAGCCGAGCTCAAGCCGATCCTGTTCGAAGGATGGATGGCGAACGATACTGCTCCGGGAGGTCAGCTCACTACCACAACTGACGTCGAGAATTTCCCGGGTTTTCCGGATGGGATCCTTGGTGCCGAACTCATGGACAGCTGCCGTAAACAATCACATCGGTTAGGTGCCAAAATCATCACCGAAACAGTTACAAAGGTAGATTTCTCTAAAAGGCCGTTACAAGTTGTAACTGATTCCACTACGGTGGAGGCCGAATCCGTCGTAATTGCCACTGGAGCCATCGCGAAAAAGTTGGTTTTCGAAGGCTCTGGTGACGGTCCTGACGGATTCTGGAATCGCGGAATATCGGCCTGCGCGGTCTGTGACGGCGCTGCTCCGATATTCCGAAACAAACCCTTAGTGGTTGTCGGCGGCGGGGATACCGCTATGGAGGAAGCTACATTCCTCAGCAAATTCGGTTCGAAAGTTTACATAATTCATAGGAGGGATGAGTTTAGGGCTAGTAAAATGATGCAAAGTAGGGTGATGAAGAATCCGAAGGTTGAGGTGTTGTGGAATTCAGTGGTTGTTGGAGCTTATGGAGATGAAAAGGGGAGGGTTCTTGGAGGAGTCAAGGTGAAGAATTTGGTGAATGGTGATgtgtttgatttgaaggtttcgGGTTTGTTCTTTGCGATTGGGCATGAACCGGCTACGAAGTTTTTAGATGGTCAAGTTGAATTGGATTGTGATGGTTACATTGTGACAAAGCCGGGTACTACGGTGACAAGTGTTGATGGAGTTTTTGCTGCCGGTGATGTGCAGGATAAGAAGTATAGACAAGCTATTACTGCTGCTGGAACTG GGTGCATGGCAGCATTGGATGCAGAACATTACCTGCAACGGGTTGGTTTGAAGCAAGGTAAGAGCGGTTGA